Proteins encoded in a region of the Acholeplasma equirhinis genome:
- the pdhA gene encoding pyruvate dehydrogenase (acetyl-transferring) E1 component subunit alpha, translating into MIAKKYDASKDKQFQILDQNGKVVNEKFEPNLPKETLLKMYKTAVLGRSADIKALQYQRQGRMLTYAPNMGQEAAQIGVAAAMEPQDWNSPMYRELNLQLYRGVTLESVFLYWYGNERGSIRPDGVRVLPTNIIIGSQSNLAAGLAMASKIRKQPEVTVFTIGDGGTAHGEFYEGLNFAATYNAPVVAVIQNNQYAISTPVRKASKSESLAQKGAAFGIPFVQVDGNDMLAMYVVAKEAMDRARKGEGPTLIEAFTYRMGPHTTSDDPSIYRTKEEENEWAKKDPIARFKTYLINKGYWSEEEEAKLVEDVNNEIGETFKKVESYGAKVELMEIFEHTYAEMTPQLKEQYEDMKKYLEGAK; encoded by the coding sequence ATGATCGCTAAGAAATATGATGCTTCAAAAGACAAGCAATTTCAGATTTTAGATCAAAATGGTAAAGTGGTAAACGAAAAGTTCGAACCAAACTTACCAAAAGAGACCTTATTAAAAATGTATAAAACAGCTGTTTTAGGTCGTAGCGCTGATATCAAAGCATTACAATACCAAAGACAAGGTCGTATGTTAACTTATGCACCTAATATGGGTCAAGAAGCTGCTCAAATCGGGGTAGCTGCTGCAATGGAACCACAAGATTGGAACTCACCAATGTATCGTGAGTTAAATCTTCAATTATACCGTGGAGTTACACTTGAAAGTGTATTCTTATACTGGTATGGTAACGAAAGAGGTTCTATTAGACCTGATGGTGTGAGAGTTTTACCTACAAATATTATCATTGGTTCACAATCTAACTTAGCTGCTGGTTTAGCAATGGCTTCTAAGATTAGAAAACAACCTGAAGTTACAGTATTCACTATCGGTGATGGTGGTACAGCTCACGGTGAATTCTACGAAGGTTTAAACTTCGCTGCTACTTACAACGCTCCAGTTGTTGCGGTTATTCAAAATAACCAATACGCAATTTCAACTCCAGTACGTAAAGCTTCTAAATCAGAATCATTAGCTCAAAAGGGTGCTGCATTCGGTATTCCATTTGTTCAAGTTGATGGTAATGATATGTTAGCTATGTATGTTGTTGCAAAAGAAGCTATGGACCGTGCTCGTAAAGGTGAAGGCCCAACTTTAATTGAAGCTTTCACATACCGTATGGGACCCCATACAACTTCAGATGACCCATCAATCTATCGTACTAAAGAAGAAGAAAATGAATGGGCTAAGAAAGATCCAATCGCTCGCTTCAAGACTTACTTAATTAACAAAGGTTATTGGAGTGAAGAAGAAGAAGCTAAGTTAGTTGAAGATGTTAACAATGAAATCGGTGAAACATTCAAGAAAGTTGAATCATACGGTGCAAAAGTTGAATTAATGGAAATCTTCGAACACACTTATGCTGAAATGACTCCACAATTAAAAGAACAATATGAAGATATGAAAAAATATCTAGAAGGAGCGAAGTAA
- a CDS encoding type II toxin-antitoxin system RelB/DinJ family antitoxin: MKTDYINVRVNKDTKEKVEVVLDKLNLKMSDAINLFLNQVVLDEGLPFKVRIPKYDAAYEQLERAIGYNSFGGGVPSDYAKNILLLYAKGEIDFETAVFALGREK, from the coding sequence ATGAAAACAGATTATATTAATGTAAGAGTCAATAAAGATACAAAAGAAAAAGTAGAAGTGGTATTAGATAAACTTAATTTAAAGATGAGTGATGCGATAAATCTATTTTTAAATCAAGTTGTTTTAGATGAAGGCCTACCATTTAAGGTGAGAATTCCAAAATACGATGCAGCTTATGAACAATTAGAGCGTGCAATTGGATACAATTCATTTGGTGGTGGTGTACCAAGTGATTATGCAAAGAATATTTTACTTTTATATGCTAAAGGTGAAATTGATTTTGAAACTGCAGTGTTTGCGTTAGGACGTGAAAAATAA
- a CDS encoding alpha-ketoacid dehydrogenase subunit beta produces the protein MAIITLLEAINQALDQSMEKDNSVVLFGEDAGFEGGVFRVTAGLQKKYGEERVFDTPIAESAIIGSAIGMAMNGLKPVAEIQFDGFLFPGYTDLVTHAARMRNRSRGQFTVPMVVRVPHGGGIRALEHHSEAIETLLGSIPGLKVVTPSTPYDAKGLLIAAINDPDPVVFLEPKRIYRAGKQEVPAEMYEIPLGKAKVVKQGTDITVVAWGAIVREVEKAAKLVEAEGISVEIVDLRTIAPYDEETVLASVKKTGRFMVVTEAVKSYGPAAELIAMVNEKAFYSLEAAPVRFTGFDITVPLARGEHYHFPQPERIAFELKKLAKVRP, from the coding sequence ATGGCAATCATTACATTATTAGAAGCTATTAACCAAGCCCTTGATCAATCAATGGAAAAAGACAATTCAGTCGTTCTATTTGGTGAAGATGCTGGTTTTGAAGGTGGCGTATTCCGTGTAACTGCCGGTCTTCAAAAGAAATACGGCGAAGAACGTGTATTTGATACACCAATCGCTGAATCAGCAATTATCGGTTCTGCAATCGGTATGGCAATGAATGGTTTAAAACCAGTTGCTGAAATCCAATTTGATGGATTCTTATTCCCAGGTTATACAGATTTAGTAACTCATGCTGCACGTATGAGAAACCGTTCAAGAGGTCAATTCACAGTACCTATGGTCGTTCGTGTTCCACACGGCGGTGGTATCCGTGCCCTTGAACACCACTCAGAAGCAATCGAAACACTACTTGGTTCAATCCCTGGTTTAAAGGTTGTAACACCTTCTACACCATATGATGCAAAAGGTTTATTAATCGCTGCAATCAACGATCCAGATCCTGTTGTATTCTTAGAACCAAAACGTATTTATCGTGCAGGTAAACAAGAAGTTCCTGCTGAAATGTACGAAATTCCACTTGGAAAAGCAAAAGTTGTTAAACAAGGTACAGATATTACTGTTGTCGCTTGGGGTGCAATCGTTCGTGAAGTTGAAAAAGCTGCTAAATTAGTAGAAGCTGAAGGTATTTCAGTTGAAATCGTTGACTTAAGAACAATCGCTCCATATGATGAAGAAACTGTATTAGCATCAGTTAAGAAAACTGGTAGATTCATGGTCGTTACAGAAGCTGTTAAATCTTATGGTCCAGCTGCTGAATTAATTGCTATGGTAAACGAAAAGGCATTCTATTCATTAGAAGCTGCACCTGTTCGTTTCACAGGATTTGACATTACTGTTCCTCTTGCAAGAGGTGAACATTATCACTTCCCACAACCAGAAAGAATTGCTTTCGAATTAAAGAAGTTAGCAAAAGTTAGACCATAA
- a CDS encoding Fic/DOC family protein — translation MPNSQDPYLYPGTNVHMNVAGIQDKAKLKEYTAKQFAVSMIRLQKEPLELKSCKDLLLLHRILFRNVFEWAGKIRTINVTQSEFILGENTVVYADYPQVMKELEQVDDQYMKLDWQNMTRGEFIDTLSNMIVTLWVIRPFREGNTRTLMVFIDLFIKKFGYEIDLNAFSSHAKDIRNALVWATIGEFFHLNSIFNSIISHKRVTKNT, via the coding sequence ATGCCAAATTCACAAGATCCATATCTATATCCTGGGACAAATGTCCATATGAATGTTGCAGGTATCCAAGATAAAGCAAAATTAAAAGAATATACTGCAAAACAATTTGCAGTTTCAATGATTAGACTTCAAAAAGAACCACTTGAATTAAAAAGTTGTAAAGATCTGCTTTTATTACATAGAATATTGTTTAGGAATGTTTTTGAATGGGCAGGAAAGATTCGTACAATCAATGTGACACAAAGTGAATTCATCTTAGGGGAGAATACAGTTGTTTATGCAGATTATCCACAAGTCATGAAAGAACTTGAACAAGTGGATGATCAATACATGAAATTAGATTGGCAAAATATGACCCGTGGTGAGTTTATTGATACCCTATCTAATATGATTGTTACCCTATGGGTTATTCGCCCCTTTAGAGAAGGTAATACAAGAACTTTAATGGTATTCATTGATTTGTTTATTAAAAAGTTTGGCTATGAAATTGATTTAAATGCCTTTAGTTCACACGCCAAAGATATTCGTAATGCTTTAGTGTGGGCAACGATTGGAGAGTTCTTTCATCTCAATTCTATTTTCAATAGCATCATTTCCCACAAACGTGTTACAAAAAATACATAA